A genomic stretch from Petrimonas mucosa includes:
- a CDS encoding L-rhamnose isomerase codes for MKEEQIKKEFAAAKEKYAALGVDVEKAIEKLNNVSISIHCWQSDDVSGFENPEGELTGGIQATGNYPGKANTIDELKNDIEKVLELIPGKHRLSLHAIYGDFGGEFVDRDQIEPKHFQTWMDWAKKTGAKLDFNSTFFSHPKSGNYSLSSFDPEIRNFWKEHLRRCRRIAAEMGRQQGDACIHNIWVHDGEKDKTVSRIQHRELLKESLDEVMTEKISTDYLKDSVECKLFGIGSESYVVGSHEFYMGYAVKNNMLLTLDAGHFHPTEGIADKISSMLLFVPEVNLHVSRPERWDSDHVVILNDALLELSQEIVRSGQMEKVHIGLDYFDASINRIGAYVVGIRSTQKAMLQALLEPTEKLREYEKRDNNFQRMAYLEELKAMPWNAVYNYYCLQQGVPVGDEYIQEIEKYESEVTSKR; via the coding sequence ATGAAAGAAGAACAGATCAAAAAAGAGTTTGCAGCTGCAAAAGAAAAGTATGCTGCGTTGGGTGTTGATGTGGAAAAAGCCATTGAAAAACTGAACAATGTATCTATTTCCATCCACTGCTGGCAGTCAGATGACGTATCGGGCTTTGAAAACCCCGAGGGTGAACTGACCGGCGGTATCCAGGCAACTGGCAACTATCCCGGTAAAGCCAACACTATCGACGAATTGAAGAATGATATCGAGAAGGTGCTGGAACTGATTCCCGGCAAGCATCGCTTAAGTCTGCATGCAATCTACGGTGATTTCGGCGGTGAGTTTGTCGACAGGGACCAGATTGAACCGAAACATTTTCAGACCTGGATGGACTGGGCAAAGAAAACTGGAGCGAAACTCGATTTCAATTCCACCTTCTTTTCTCACCCAAAGAGCGGAAACTATTCACTTTCGAGCTTCGACCCCGAAATCCGCAACTTCTGGAAAGAGCACCTGCGTCGTTGCCGCCGGATTGCTGCAGAAATGGGTCGTCAACAGGGCGATGCATGTATCCACAACATCTGGGTGCATGACGGCGAGAAAGATAAAACGGTATCGCGCATACAGCACAGGGAACTGTTGAAGGAGTCGCTGGACGAAGTAATGACTGAAAAGATCAGCACCGACTACCTGAAGGATTCCGTAGAGTGTAAACTTTTCGGCATCGGCAGCGAAAGCTATGTTGTAGGTTCACATGAGTTCTACATGGGTTACGCCGTCAAGAACAACATGCTGTTGACGCTGGATGCAGGTCACTTCCATCCTACCGAAGGTATCGCCGACAAGATCTCCTCCATGCTGCTTTTCGTTCCCGAGGTCAATCTCCACGTCAGCCGCCCCGAACGTTGGGACAGCGACCACGTAGTCATCCTGAACGACGCGCTGCTCGAATTGTCGCAGGAGATCGTACGCTCCGGACAGATGGAGAAGGTACATATCGGATTGGACTATTTCGATGCATCCATCAATCGCATCGGTGCCTACGTAGTTGGAATCCGTTCAACCCAGAAAGCCATGCTGCAGGCACTTCTGGAGCCGACCGAAAAGCTGCGTGAATATGAAAAGAGAGACAACAACTTCCAACGTATGGCCTATCTGGAAGAGTTGAAAGCCATGCCATGGAATGCTGTTTACAACTACTATTGTCTCCAGCAAGGTGTTCCTGTTGGAGATGAGTATATCCAAGAGATCGAAAAGTACGAATCGGAAGTGACTTCTAAACGATAA
- the rhaB gene encoding rhamnulokinase, with product MNESKLTSFLAIDLGASSGRAILGTIRNNKLEMKEVNRFANPIIEVNGRLFWDLFHLYREIVKSLKEIQLQGIEIASIGIDTWGVDFVSFGTDGEPLRMPYSYRDTRTFSAPEKFFSKVLSKKETYMKTGIQIMNFNSLFQLFTQQEENNPIYPITDKFLFMPDALSYLLTNKMVTEYTIASTSQLLNPFTRSFDNELLQTLGLSEEKFAPIVFPGTEIGTLSESVQRETHMGAVPVVAVAGHDTASAVIATPAENEHFAYLSSGTWSLMGIESKEPVVTEETFSLNFTNEGGADGSIRLLKNICGMWLIEQCKKEWTLERNISYDDIVREATQSEPFRCFINPDASCFASPESMINEIRNYCRETGQHVPQTIGEIARCIYESLAFRYKQVLNNLKELADFPIETLHIIGGGSQNKMLNQFTANAIGTTVVAGPSEATAIGNILLQAKASGVVADKSEMRQMVRNSVDLARFEPQETDLWKEKYSEYLNVYKEL from the coding sequence ATGAATGAAAGCAAATTAACCTCATTTTTAGCTATTGACTTAGGAGCATCCAGCGGACGTGCCATTCTGGGAACGATCCGAAACAACAAATTGGAAATGAAAGAAGTGAACCGTTTTGCTAATCCGATCATCGAAGTTAATGGCAGACTATTTTGGGACCTGTTTCATCTTTACCGGGAAATCGTGAAATCCTTAAAAGAGATTCAACTCCAGGGCATCGAAATTGCATCTATCGGTATCGATACCTGGGGAGTAGATTTCGTATCATTCGGCACAGATGGAGAACCTCTCCGCATGCCGTACAGTTATCGCGACACCCGCACCTTTTCGGCTCCCGAAAAGTTTTTCAGCAAGGTTCTCTCTAAAAAGGAGACTTACATGAAAACCGGAATTCAGATCATGAATTTCAACTCACTTTTCCAGCTGTTCACGCAACAGGAGGAGAACAATCCGATCTATCCCATCACGGACAAGTTTCTGTTCATGCCCGATGCACTCTCTTACCTGCTGACCAATAAAATGGTAACGGAGTATACCATTGCCTCTACCTCCCAATTGTTAAATCCGTTCACCCGCTCGTTCGACAACGAGCTGTTGCAGACATTGGGCCTGTCGGAAGAGAAGTTTGCACCGATCGTTTTCCCGGGAACAGAGATAGGAACCCTCTCCGAGTCGGTACAAAGAGAGACCCATATGGGGGCTGTTCCAGTAGTAGCCGTAGCCGGCCACGACACCGCATCTGCCGTCATTGCTACCCCTGCCGAGAACGAGCATTTTGCCTACCTGAGCTCCGGAACATGGTCGCTGATGGGAATCGAGTCGAAAGAACCGGTGGTTACCGAAGAGACCTTCTCGTTGAACTTTACGAACGAAGGTGGTGCCGACGGCTCGATCCGTTTGCTGAAGAATATCTGTGGCATGTGGTTGATCGAACAGTGCAAGAAAGAGTGGACCCTGGAGCGAAACATCTCGTACGACGACATCGTTCGCGAGGCTACCCAGTCGGAACCTTTCCGTTGTTTCATCAATCCTGATGCCTCCTGTTTCGCCAGTCCGGAATCGATGATCAATGAGATCCGGAACTACTGCAGAGAGACAGGGCAGCATGTCCCGCAGACCATTGGAGAAATTGCCCGCTGTATCTACGAAAGTCTTGCATTCAGGTATAAGCAGGTGCTCAACAACCTGAAGGAGCTGGCAGATTTCCCGATCGAGACGCTACACATCATCGGAGGCGGATCGCAAAACAAGATGTTGAACCAATTTACAGCCAATGCTATCGGAACGACCGTGGTAGCAGGCCCTTCGGAAGCGACGGCGATCGGCAACATCCTGCTCCAGGCAAAAGCGTCGGGAGTGGTGGCAGACAAGAGCGAGATGCGTCAGATGGTCAGAAACTCCGTTGACCTTGCCAGGTTCGAACCCCAGGAGACCGACCTCTGGAAAGAGAAATACTCAGAATACTTGAACGTATACAAAGAACTATAA
- a CDS encoding dihydrolipoamide acetyltransferase family protein: protein MAIVVIMPKQGQSVESCIIGSVNKKKGDTVKKGDVLFSYETDKASFEEESPVDGVVLECFYQEGDEVPVLENMMIIGEPGEDYSALLQGSRGAEVESRNEAPVVAKEESVKTEAKGAVSQPQPDSRSEEIGTRFISPRAKNLASKEVIDTAAIAGSGPHGRIIEKDVQAALENRPKMTPLAKKIASEENLQPQSGTGLAGTARSVDLVPPANTVYANDYEDKKLSNMRKLIARAMHASLQNSAQLTHHLGADARRILELRKKAKADLEAGKISANITLNDMVCFAVIRALKKFPNVNSHFLGESMRLFNKVHLGVAVDTERGLMVPVVKNADDLSIVGLSNQLKEVANACKTGSVNPDILSAEAGSFTVSNLGNYGVEIFTPVINLPQSAILGVNTIVPRPKDLGDGVYAFVPYIGLSLTYDHRALDGGEATRFLKQIALEIENLEFEF from the coding sequence ATGGCAATAGTAGTTATTATGCCCAAGCAAGGGCAATCGGTTGAGAGTTGTATCATTGGCTCAGTAAACAAGAAAAAAGGAGATACTGTGAAAAAGGGGGATGTTCTTTTCTCGTATGAAACGGATAAGGCATCCTTTGAGGAGGAATCTCCGGTAGACGGAGTCGTACTCGAATGTTTTTACCAGGAAGGAGACGAAGTTCCCGTATTGGAAAACATGATGATTATTGGTGAACCTGGCGAGGATTATTCGGCCTTGCTGCAGGGCAGTCGGGGTGCAGAGGTGGAGAGTCGGAACGAGGCGCCGGTTGTTGCCAAGGAGGAAAGTGTGAAAACCGAAGCGAAGGGTGCCGTATCCCAGCCTCAACCCGATTCGCGGAGCGAAGAGATCGGAACACGCTTTATCTCTCCCCGGGCCAAAAATCTGGCTTCGAAAGAGGTGATCGACACTGCTGCGATAGCCGGATCCGGACCGCATGGACGCATCATCGAAAAGGATGTGCAGGCAGCCCTGGAGAATCGCCCCAAGATGACACCTCTGGCCAAGAAGATTGCCTCAGAGGAAAACCTTCAGCCGCAATCGGGTACCGGATTGGCCGGAACAGCCCGTTCCGTGGACCTGGTTCCGCCTGCAAATACAGTCTATGCCAACGACTATGAGGACAAGAAGCTCTCCAATATGAGAAAACTGATTGCGCGGGCCATGCATGCTTCGCTGCAGAACTCAGCACAGCTTACACATCACCTCGGAGCAGATGCACGCCGCATCCTCGAACTTCGCAAAAAGGCGAAAGCAGATTTGGAGGCCGGAAAGATCTCGGCAAACATCACCCTCAACGATATGGTCTGTTTTGCCGTTATCCGGGCACTCAAGAAGTTCCCCAACGTCAATTCCCATTTTCTGGGTGAGAGCATGCGCCTCTTTAATAAGGTGCATCTCGGCGTGGCCGTCGATACCGAGCGGGGGTTGATGGTTCCGGTTGTGAAGAATGCCGATGACCTGTCGATCGTGGGACTTTCAAACCAGTTGAAAGAGGTGGCCAACGCCTGCAAGACAGGCAGTGTGAATCCCGATATCCTTTCGGCTGAAGCGGGCTCGTTCACGGTCTCCAACCTCGGCAATTACGGAGTGGAGATTTTCACACCCGTGATCAATTTGCCGCAATCGGCCATACTGGGTGTAAACACCATTGTTCCGCGTCCGAAGGATCTGGGTGACGGGGTCTATGCGTTTGTTCCATACATCGGCTTGAGCCTTACCTACGATCACCGTGCACTGGATGGCGGGGAGGCGACTCGTTTCCTGAAGCAGATCGCTCTGGAGATCGAGAATCTTGAATTTGAATTCTAA
- the lpdA gene encoding dihydrolipoyl dehydrogenase, protein MYDLLIIGGGPAGYVAAERAGHKGLKVALFEKKELGGVCLNEGCIPTKTMLYSAKTYENALHGEKYGVFAETVRFEYDKIVSRKNKVVRKLVAGVKSKMKVNGVTVVEGEAMIKGRSSNGIEVVCNGEQYLGANLLICTGSEASVPPIPGLREAGDIILTNREILDLKEQPKKLVVIGGGVIGMEFASFFNSLGSDVTVIEMLPEILGNNDYEISALSRDLFTKKGIVFHLNAKVVQIDGNKVIFEKGGETHTVEGDKILLSVGRRPVTKGFGLENLGVELERGGIKVDEKMRTNVPNVFAAGDVTGFSLLAHTASREGEVVVNNLTGREDVMRYNAIPGVVYINPEIAGVGETEESAKAKGIAYKVAKLPMAYAGRFVAENEGGTGLCKVLVGEKYGEVLGVHMLGNPSSEMIYGACMAIEQEMTLEEMKEVVFPHPTVSEIFKEVVFGF, encoded by the coding sequence ATGTACGACTTATTGATCATCGGGGGGGGGCCAGCCGGTTATGTGGCTGCCGAACGAGCAGGACATAAAGGATTGAAAGTGGCGCTGTTCGAGAAAAAGGAGCTGGGAGGCGTTTGCCTTAACGAGGGGTGTATTCCCACCAAAACCATGCTCTATAGTGCCAAGACCTACGAGAATGCCCTCCATGGAGAGAAATATGGAGTTTTTGCGGAAACCGTTCGTTTTGAATACGACAAGATTGTCTCCCGCAAAAATAAAGTAGTACGTAAGCTGGTCGCCGGAGTCAAATCCAAGATGAAGGTCAACGGTGTTACTGTCGTTGAGGGAGAGGCCATGATTAAGGGCCGAAGTTCCAACGGAATCGAGGTGGTCTGCAACGGCGAACAATATCTGGGAGCCAACCTGCTGATCTGTACCGGATCCGAGGCATCGGTACCCCCCATTCCCGGATTGAGGGAGGCTGGCGATATTATCCTCACCAACCGGGAGATCCTCGATCTGAAAGAGCAGCCCAAGAAGCTTGTAGTGATCGGTGGCGGTGTTATCGGGATGGAGTTTGCCAGCTTTTTCAACAGCTTGGGATCGGATGTGACGGTGATCGAGATGCTGCCCGAGATCCTTGGGAACAACGATTACGAAATCTCCGCCCTTTCACGCGATCTCTTTACCAAAAAGGGAATTGTGTTTCACCTGAATGCAAAGGTGGTACAGATAGATGGAAACAAGGTGATTTTCGAGAAGGGAGGCGAAACGCATACCGTTGAGGGAGACAAGATACTGCTGAGCGTTGGACGCCGTCCGGTTACCAAAGGTTTCGGTCTTGAAAACCTTGGTGTGGAACTGGAGCGGGGTGGCATCAAGGTGGACGAGAAGATGCGCACCAACGTTCCCAACGTTTTTGCTGCGGGCGACGTGACCGGATTCTCGCTGTTGGCCCATACCGCCAGCCGTGAAGGTGAAGTTGTGGTGAACAACCTCACCGGCAGGGAGGATGTGATGCGTTACAACGCCATTCCGGGAGTTGTCTATATCAATCCGGAGATTGCAGGCGTGGGAGAGACCGAGGAGAGTGCCAAAGCCAAGGGAATTGCCTATAAGGTGGCCAAACTGCCCATGGCCTATGCTGGACGTTTTGTTGCCGAAAACGAAGGCGGTACCGGTCTCTGCAAGGTGCTCGTCGGCGAGAAGTACGGCGAAGTGCTTGGTGTCCACATGTTGGGAAACCCCAGCAGTGAGATGATCTATGGCGCATGTATGGCGATTGAACAGGAAATGACGCTGGAAGAGATGAAAGAGGTAGTATTCCCCCATCCGACGGTCAGCGAAATATTCAAGGAGGTTGTTTTTGGATTCTGA
- a CDS encoding alpha-ketoacid dehydrogenase subunit alpha/beta → MPKSQFIDPAEARKPGVVEFQPIPVNQYQKTVKEERGNFTDEELKAIYHDMVLIREFETMLNLIKTKGEYNGVAYNHPGPAHLSIGQESAAVGMAWTLTVDDFIFGSHRSHGEILAKGMSAIHKLSDEELMKIMQEFFDGTVLKIVQKDFNGTTKELARRFLVYGTLAEIFARETGFNKGLGGSMHAFFTPFGVYPNNAIVGGSGDIAVGAALYKKVNRKPGLVVANIGDASMACGPVWEGITFAAMDQFRELWEGEMQGGLPVIINIMNNQYGMGGQTCGETMGYGIAARIGAGVNDEQMHAERVDGYNPLAVIDAYRRKRKVIEEKKGPVLLDVLTYRYSGHSPSDASSYRTKEEVEAWERQDCIASFGKQLLEAGVATQDELDAVWSDVKALTHEMFLKSIDDEISPRMKNPDVIGEMMFSNGSVDSFSDAKPDVLMPLEENSRVKKIATKERFAFDADGKPFSKMKQFQLRDAIFEAIMDRFYKDASLIAYGEENRDWGGAFAVYGGMTEALPYHRLFNSPISEASIVGTAIGYAMCGGRVIPEIMYCDFLGRCGDEVFNQLPKWQAMSGNVLKMPVVLRVSVGSKYGAQHSQDWTSLVAHIPGIKVCFPVTPYDAKGLMNAALQGTDPVIFFESQRIYDIGEQFHKGGVPTGYYEIPIGEPDVKREGKDITFLTIGHTLYPALQAAKELETVYGMSAEVIDARSLVPFNYEKVIASVKKTGKIIVAGDATARGSFLNDLAANISSLCFDYLDAPVGVLGSRNWITPAHELESAFFPQPSWFIDMIHERIQPLNGYIPGENFTDAEMIRRAKKGV, encoded by the coding sequence ATGCCTAAAAGTCAATTTATCGACCCGGCTGAAGCCCGTAAACCGGGCGTTGTGGAATTTCAGCCAATTCCGGTTAATCAGTATCAAAAAACGGTAAAGGAGGAGCGTGGAAACTTTACCGACGAAGAACTAAAAGCCATCTACCACGACATGGTGCTCATCCGTGAGTTTGAAACCATGCTCAATCTTATCAAGACCAAAGGGGAATACAACGGTGTGGCGTACAATCACCCCGGACCGGCCCACTTGTCCATCGGACAGGAATCGGCCGCCGTGGGTATGGCCTGGACCCTAACTGTGGATGATTTTATCTTCGGCAGCCACCGTTCGCACGGTGAGATCCTTGCCAAAGGGATGTCTGCCATTCACAAGCTTTCCGACGAAGAGCTGATGAAGATCATGCAGGAGTTTTTCGACGGAACAGTATTGAAGATCGTTCAGAAAGATTTCAATGGTACGACCAAGGAGCTGGCACGCCGATTCCTGGTTTATGGAACATTGGCCGAAATATTTGCCAGGGAGACTGGCTTCAACAAGGGGCTGGGAGGTTCAATGCACGCCTTCTTCACCCCCTTCGGTGTTTATCCCAACAACGCCATTGTGGGCGGTTCGGGAGATATTGCAGTGGGTGCCGCACTGTACAAAAAAGTCAATCGCAAGCCCGGCCTGGTGGTTGCCAATATTGGAGATGCATCGATGGCTTGCGGACCCGTTTGGGAGGGGATCACCTTCGCCGCCATGGACCAGTTCAGGGAGCTCTGGGAAGGTGAGATGCAAGGTGGTCTTCCGGTCATTATCAACATCATGAACAACCAGTACGGAATGGGTGGCCAGACCTGTGGCGAGACCATGGGATACGGCATCGCTGCACGTATCGGTGCCGGTGTCAATGATGAGCAGATGCATGCAGAGCGGGTAGACGGCTACAATCCGCTGGCGGTAATCGACGCCTACAGGCGCAAACGCAAAGTGATCGAGGAGAAGAAGGGACCGGTACTGCTGGATGTGTTGACCTACCGTTACAGCGGACACTCTCCTTCCGACGCTTCATCATACCGTACCAAGGAAGAGGTGGAAGCTTGGGAAAGACAGGATTGTATCGCATCGTTCGGCAAGCAGTTGCTGGAAGCAGGTGTTGCCACCCAGGACGAGCTGGATGCCGTCTGGAGCGATGTGAAGGCCCTTACCCACGAAATGTTCCTCAAGTCGATCGACGATGAGATCTCGCCTCGGATGAAAAATCCCGACGTGATTGGAGAGATGATGTTCTCCAACGGTTCGGTCGACAGCTTCTCCGACGCCAAACCCGATGTGTTGATGCCGTTGGAGGAGAACTCCCGTGTGAAGAAGATTGCCACCAAGGAGCGTTTTGCCTTCGATGCCGACGGCAAACCCTTCAGCAAGATGAAGCAGTTCCAGCTGCGCGATGCCATCTTCGAAGCTATCATGGATAGATTCTACAAGGATGCTTCCCTTATCGCATACGGTGAAGAGAACCGCGACTGGGGTGGTGCCTTTGCCGTTTACGGCGGAATGACCGAGGCGCTTCCCTACCATCGCCTGTTCAACTCGCCCATCTCCGAGGCCTCCATTGTTGGAACGGCCATCGGTTATGCAATGTGTGGCGGCAGGGTAATTCCCGAGATCATGTACTGCGACTTCCTCGGACGTTGTGGCGACGAGGTGTTCAATCAACTTCCCAAATGGCAGGCAATGAGTGGAAACGTGCTGAAGATGCCGGTTGTCCTCCGCGTCTCCGTGGGTTCGAAATATGGTGCACAGCACTCGCAGGACTGGACATCGCTGGTGGCACATATTCCGGGTATCAAGGTCTGCTTCCCGGTAACACCCTACGATGCCAAGGGATTGATGAATGCCGCATTGCAAGGGACCGACCCGGTCATCTTCTTTGAGAGCCAACGCATATACGATATCGGCGAGCAATTCCACAAGGGAGGTGTTCCAACCGGATATTACGAGATACCGATCGGAGAACCCGATGTGAAGAGAGAGGGTAAGGACATTACGTTCCTGACCATCGGACATACACTTTATCCCGCCCTCCAGGCTGCAAAAGAGCTGGAGACGGTTTACGGCATGAGTGCCGAAGTGATCGATGCCCGGTCGCTGGTACCTTTCAACTACGAAAAAGTGATCGCCTCGGTGAAGAAGACCGGCAAGATCATTGTTGCCGGTGATGCAACCGCCCGGGGTTCGTTCCTGAACGACCTGGCTGCAAACATCAGTTCGCTCTGCTTCGACTACCTGGATGCTCCTGTCGGCGTGCTTGGATCGCGTAACTGGATCACTCCGGCACACGAACTTGAAAGTGCGTTCTTCCCGCAGCCAAGCTGGTTTATCGATATGATCCACGAACGCATTCAGCCGTTGAACGGATATATCCCCGGAGAGAACTTTACCGATGCCGAAATGATAAGGAGAGCGAAAAAAGGAGTTTGA
- a CDS encoding PHP domain-containing protein, which yields MSFPKVNAHLHTPFSFSAFCDISDALDRAVAEEVKAVGINDFYTAEGYGEWAEGCRQRALYPLFGIEFISLNEEDQKAGLRVNDPGNPGRTYISGKGLSHPFRLDEPYASQLADVRAEANKQVEAMCEKLNGILAEKQAGFTLDIGWIKENLTRGSVRERHLAKALRLKVYEQCSGDSDRIKVLLKELFDGKELRSDTDNVAGVENEIRGNLLKAGGAAFVPETAEAFLPMQTVCKIILAAGGIPTYPFLADDAQGNYTDFERDLEGVAKQLTDRGFHSVEFITTRNDVKLLERYATYLHDQGFVVTFGSEHNSPVMEPVELFARNQTPLTEKLMQINYEGACVVAAHQHLVAQGLSGYVDTDGNADRTQRSEFVKLGDELIRNSAGN from the coding sequence ATGAGTTTTCCAAAAGTAAATGCCCACCTGCATACTCCATTTTCCTTCAGTGCATTTTGCGATATCAGCGATGCGCTTGACCGGGCTGTTGCAGAGGAGGTGAAGGCGGTAGGTATCAACGACTTTTATACTGCCGAAGGTTACGGAGAGTGGGCGGAAGGGTGCCGCCAGCGCGCTCTTTACCCGCTTTTCGGTATCGAATTTATCAGCCTCAACGAAGAGGATCAGAAGGCCGGCCTGCGGGTAAATGATCCCGGAAATCCGGGACGGACCTATATCAGCGGGAAGGGGTTGTCACACCCCTTCAGGCTGGATGAGCCCTATGCTTCGCAATTGGCGGACGTGCGGGCCGAAGCCAACAAGCAGGTGGAGGCGATGTGTGAAAAGTTGAACGGAATTCTTGCAGAGAAGCAGGCCGGCTTTACCCTCGATATCGGGTGGATCAAGGAGAACCTGACCCGGGGATCCGTTCGGGAGCGTCACCTGGCGAAAGCCTTGCGCCTGAAGGTCTATGAACAGTGCAGTGGTGATTCCGACCGGATAAAAGTGCTGCTGAAAGAACTATTCGACGGAAAGGAGCTGCGTTCGGATACCGACAACGTTGCCGGTGTAGAGAATGAGATCCGTGGAAACTTGCTGAAGGCGGGCGGAGCGGCTTTCGTGCCCGAAACTGCCGAGGCTTTCCTCCCGATGCAGACGGTCTGCAAGATCATCTTGGCGGCCGGTGGAATACCCACCTATCCCTTCCTGGCAGATGATGCCCAGGGTAACTACACCGATTTCGAGCGCGACCTCGAAGGTGTGGCCAAACAGTTGACCGATCGTGGATTCCATTCGGTGGAGTTTATTACTACCCGCAACGACGTGAAGTTGCTGGAGAGATATGCCACCTATCTCCACGATCAGGGTTTTGTGGTCACTTTTGGAAGTGAACACAACTCTCCGGTGATGGAGCCTGTAGAACTCTTTGCCCGTAACCAGACCCCTTTGACCGAAAAGCTGATGCAGATCAATTACGAGGGAGCCTGTGTAGTGGCAGCCCATCAGCATCTGGTCGCGCAGGGACTGAGCGGCTATGTCGATACAGATGGGAATGCAGACCGTACGCAGAGGAGCGAGTTCGTGAAATTGGGTGATGAATTAATCAGAAACAGTGCAGGAAATTAA